Proteins encoded in a region of the Isosphaeraceae bacterium EP7 genome:
- a CDS encoding carbon-nitrogen hydrolase family protein produces MNLFRIALANMKFPATPEDSITLAERAIDRASREGARLICFPECFVPGYRDPGKNVPPPDAQFLERAWSAIAKAAARANLTVVLGTERIVNDALLATALVIDPDGSIAGFQDKVQIDPSEESTFTPGTGRRVFRAGPLTFGVVICHEGWRYPETVRWAARNGAHVVFHPHFHEAEPGSYRPTTFADPANTFHEKAALCRAAENTCYFATVNFASPGSPTTSAVIRPDGTLLCYQPYGEEGLLIADLDLSTATGLLASRYRTVM; encoded by the coding sequence ATGAACCTCTTTCGAATCGCACTCGCCAACATGAAATTCCCTGCCACCCCCGAGGACTCCATCACGCTCGCCGAGCGGGCCATCGATCGGGCCTCCCGCGAGGGCGCGAGGCTCATCTGCTTCCCCGAATGCTTCGTCCCCGGCTATCGAGATCCCGGCAAGAACGTTCCGCCTCCCGACGCGCAGTTCCTCGAACGCGCCTGGTCGGCCATCGCCAAAGCCGCCGCGAGGGCGAACCTCACGGTCGTGCTCGGCACCGAACGCATCGTGAACGACGCGCTGCTGGCGACCGCCCTGGTGATCGATCCGGACGGTTCGATCGCGGGCTTCCAGGACAAGGTCCAGATCGACCCCTCGGAAGAGTCCACCTTCACGCCGGGCACAGGCCGCCGGGTCTTCCGGGCAGGCCCGCTCACCTTCGGAGTCGTGATCTGCCACGAAGGTTGGCGCTACCCCGAGACCGTCCGCTGGGCCGCCCGGAACGGGGCCCACGTCGTCTTCCACCCGCATTTCCACGAGGCCGAGCCAGGCTCCTACCGCCCCACAACCTTCGCCGATCCCGCGAACACCTTCCACGAAAAAGCCGCCCTCTGCCGCGCCGCCGAAAACACCTGCTACTTCGCCACCGTCAACTTCGCCAGCCCCGGCTCCCCGACCACCTCGGCCGTCATCCGCCCCGACGGGACGCTCCTCTGCTATCAGCCCTACGGCGAGGAGGGACTTCTGATCGCGGACCTCGACCTCTCCACCGCGACCGGCCTGCTGGCGTCGCGTTACAGGACCGTGATGTGA
- a CDS encoding sigma-70 family RNA polymerase sigma factor, giving the protein MNQDRRAIEQEILVLRCQRGERAAFDELIEAWERKLFFYLRRLVPTEEDAWQTLQEVWLQVLRGIHSLRDPQRLPVWLYAIARNRAMSHHRDGYAREKALEDADLVESPAADDLASFDDAESVHYGLSLIGRSDREVLTLFFLRDLSIAEVAEVLGIPPGTVKSRLFKAKNALRNVLQPEGDRHV; this is encoded by the coding sequence TTGAACCAGGACCGTCGGGCGATCGAGCAGGAAATCCTCGTCCTCCGCTGCCAGCGGGGGGAGCGGGCGGCCTTCGACGAGCTGATCGAAGCCTGGGAGCGGAAACTCTTCTTCTACCTCCGCAGGCTCGTGCCGACGGAGGAGGACGCCTGGCAGACGCTCCAGGAGGTCTGGCTCCAGGTCCTCCGCGGCATCCATTCGCTGCGCGACCCGCAACGCCTGCCAGTCTGGCTGTACGCGATCGCCCGCAACAGGGCCATGAGCCATCATCGCGACGGCTACGCACGAGAGAAGGCGCTGGAAGACGCCGATCTCGTCGAGTCGCCGGCGGCCGACGACCTCGCCTCGTTCGACGACGCGGAGTCGGTCCATTACGGGCTCTCGCTCATCGGTCGGTCGGATCGCGAAGTCCTGACCCTCTTCTTCCTGCGTGACCTGAGCATCGCCGAGGTGGCCGAGGTGCTGGGCATCCCGCCCGGCACGGTCAAATCACGGCTCTTCAAGGCGAAGAACGCCTTACGCAACGTCCTCCAACCCGAAGGTGATCGCCATGTCTGA
- the uppS gene encoding polyprenyl diphosphate synthase: MSRTTTITPEGLARIAPLGLTPEQLPRHVAIIMDGNGRWARRRGLMRSVGHRFGIRSVRAVVEEGCRLGLGQLTLYCLSVENWKRPANELRFLMRFLRHFLVAERAKLIRENVRLTMIGRREGLPPEVLDDLDRTIAETAGNTGLTLCLAVNYGGRTEIADAARRIAEDVRAGVLDPEQVDESTVSGYLYTAGMPDPDLLIRTAGEMRLSNYLLWQISYSEIWVTETLWPDFRADDLLAGCQAYAGRQRKFGGLPTEAAATR, encoded by the coding sequence ACCCCGGAAGGCCTGGCGCGGATCGCGCCGCTGGGCCTGACGCCCGAGCAGCTCCCCCGGCACGTCGCCATCATCATGGACGGCAACGGCCGCTGGGCCAGGCGCCGCGGCCTGATGCGCAGCGTCGGCCACCGGTTCGGCATCCGCAGCGTCCGGGCGGTCGTCGAGGAAGGCTGCCGCCTGGGCCTGGGGCAGTTGACCCTCTACTGCCTCTCGGTGGAGAACTGGAAGCGGCCGGCCAACGAGCTGCGGTTCCTGATGCGGTTCCTCCGCCACTTCCTGGTGGCCGAGCGAGCCAAATTAATCCGCGAGAATGTCCGCCTGACCATGATCGGCCGCCGCGAAGGGCTGCCGCCCGAGGTGCTCGACGACCTCGACCGGACCATCGCCGAGACCGCCGGCAACACGGGCCTGACCCTGTGCCTGGCCGTGAATTACGGCGGCCGGACCGAGATCGCCGACGCCGCCAGGCGGATCGCCGAGGATGTCCGCGCCGGCGTGCTCGACCCCGAGCAGGTGGACGAGTCGACCGTCTCGGGCTACCTCTACACCGCCGGGATGCCCGACCCCGACCTCTTGATCCGGACCGCGGGCGAGATGAGGCTGAGCAACTACCTGCTCTGGCAGATCTCCTACTCCGAGATCTGGGTGACCGAGACCCTCTGGCCCGACTTCCGCGCCGACGACCTGCTCGCCGGCTGCCAGGCCTACGCCGGCCGCCAGCGCAAGTTCGGCGGCCTGCCCACCGAGGCCGCGGCGACGCGCTGA
- a CDS encoding phosphatidate cytidylyltransferase, with translation MLAARLTTGLSLVALTVALLWGDEPLAPWYPLWLLTSLGILVLCALELVDLMERTVVRTSGRAVVGGVLALGLSNWAPHIMAHIMANGSTHTDPGFWGLNPVDAMAWPLWVFVGILMALFVSQALQFQAPGPTLPRIAGSTLAIAYLGLLGSVLIQFRWLEGTYHGVIPLLTLVAAAKGNDIGAYTVGRLIGRRKLWPVLSPNKTVEGAAGGLVFGIVFSLAVTAIARYGLRIPTLGWAAAVGFGLLVGVAAQIGDLMESLIKRDCERKDASQTLPGFGGMLDVLDSLLFAAPVGFGYWLCFGP, from the coding sequence ATGCTCGCAGCACGCCTGACGACCGGCCTCTCGCTGGTGGCCCTGACCGTCGCGCTCCTCTGGGGCGATGAGCCGCTCGCCCCCTGGTACCCGCTCTGGTTGCTCACGTCGCTGGGCATCCTGGTGCTCTGCGCCCTGGAGCTGGTGGACCTGATGGAGCGGACGGTGGTCCGGACGTCGGGAAGGGCGGTGGTGGGCGGTGTGCTGGCGCTGGGGCTGTCCAACTGGGCCCCGCACATCATGGCTCACATCATGGCGAACGGGTCGACGCATACCGACCCGGGCTTCTGGGGCCTCAACCCGGTCGACGCGATGGCCTGGCCGCTCTGGGTCTTCGTCGGGATCTTGATGGCCCTGTTCGTGTCCCAGGCGTTGCAGTTTCAGGCCCCGGGGCCGACCCTGCCGAGGATCGCGGGTTCGACGCTGGCCATCGCCTATCTCGGCCTGCTGGGCAGCGTCCTGATCCAGTTCAGGTGGCTGGAAGGGACCTACCACGGGGTGATCCCGCTGCTGACCCTGGTGGCCGCGGCCAAGGGGAACGACATCGGCGCGTACACGGTGGGCCGCCTGATCGGCAGGCGCAAGCTCTGGCCGGTGCTCAGCCCCAACAAGACGGTCGAAGGGGCCGCCGGCGGCCTGGTCTTCGGCATCGTGTTCAGTCTGGCCGTCACGGCGATCGCCCGTTATGGCCTGCGTATCCCCACGCTGGGGTGGGCTGCGGCCGTCGGCTTCGGCCTGCTCGTGGGCGTGGCGGCTCAGATTGGCGACCTGATGGAGTCGCTGATCAAGCGGGATTGCGAGCGGAAGGACGCGAGCCAGACCTTACCCGGTTTCGGCGGGATGCTCGACGTCCTCGATTCGCTCCTCTTCGCCGCCCCCGTCGGCTTCGGCTACTGGCTCTGCTTCGGCCCCTGA
- a CDS encoding cupin domain-containing protein translates to MAIPHAASNHVISVEPLGPDLAATKSWTLLKTEAMQVIRLVVPAGKEIPAHAAPGEITVQCLEGRVAFTAKDKTQELTPGQLIYLTAGETHALLGLEDSSLLVTILLGR, encoded by the coding sequence ATGGCGATCCCGCACGCAGCGTCCAATCACGTCATCTCGGTCGAGCCGCTCGGCCCTGACCTCGCCGCGACGAAGTCGTGGACCCTGCTCAAGACCGAGGCCATGCAGGTGATCCGCCTGGTCGTCCCCGCGGGCAAGGAGATCCCCGCCCACGCCGCCCCCGGCGAGATCACCGTTCAGTGCCTTGAGGGCCGCGTGGCCTTCACGGCCAAGGACAAAACCCAGGAGCTCACGCCTGGCCAATTGATCTACCTGACGGCCGGGGAAACCCACGCCCTCCTCGGTCTCGAGGATTCATCGTTGCTCGTGACCATCCTCCTGGGCCGATAA